Proteins encoded within one genomic window of Actinoplanes octamycinicus:
- a CDS encoding D-alanyl-D-alanine carboxypeptidase family protein: MPEQPPRPSQQPPVPPQPGRASVPAPPPVAPPRVAPPPVAATPVGPPPGPPVAARPAPPTGSTYQSTPDVPKKSGEPQASGKRRVALLLVVVLFLVALVGAGAAVQLTRDLPTATLTTEIASTIKIPGSAPKIPWPGTGSAELMIEGMGRIGGSGGKGAEPIGSVAKVMTAYVILKNHPLEGDAEGPSMTVDAADVADYNQRTLTGQSQVRIEVGEKLTERDALEALMLPSANNVAHMLAEWDADTVDGFLEKMNDAADELGMTETEYTDPSGFLPTTISTAADQVKLARAALKIEAFAEIVELPSAEIPVEGTVKNYNDLLGENGVFGIKTGSTDQAGGNLLFAARLKVGSRDLVIVGAVFNQPGANTPEQLAAVNKVVRKLLTAVGRTVKEYPLVAAKPVGSVRTAWGSSVTVTPASPLKVVGWPGLAVPVKTTTATPGSLVTAGQQVGEVQAAGVRVPLRADAATSEPSLWWKLTRRS; this comes from the coding sequence GTGCCCGAGCAGCCACCGCGCCCCAGCCAGCAGCCGCCCGTCCCACCGCAGCCGGGCCGCGCCTCGGTGCCCGCCCCGCCACCGGTCGCGCCGCCACGGGTCGCGCCGCCGCCGGTCGCCGCGACGCCGGTCGGCCCGCCGCCCGGGCCGCCGGTCGCCGCCCGTCCGGCGCCACCGACCGGGTCGACGTATCAGAGCACCCCGGACGTACCGAAGAAGAGCGGCGAACCGCAAGCCTCCGGCAAACGCCGCGTCGCGCTCCTCCTGGTCGTGGTGTTGTTCCTGGTCGCGCTGGTCGGCGCGGGCGCCGCGGTGCAGCTAACCCGGGATCTGCCGACCGCCACGCTGACCACGGAGATCGCGAGCACCATCAAGATCCCCGGCAGCGCCCCGAAGATTCCGTGGCCGGGTACCGGCTCCGCCGAGCTGATGATCGAGGGGATGGGCCGGATCGGTGGCTCGGGCGGCAAGGGCGCCGAGCCGATCGGCAGCGTCGCCAAGGTGATGACCGCTTATGTCATCCTCAAGAACCATCCGCTGGAGGGGGACGCCGAGGGTCCGAGCATGACCGTCGACGCGGCCGACGTCGCCGACTACAACCAGCGCACCCTGACCGGGCAGTCGCAGGTCAGGATCGAGGTGGGGGAGAAGCTGACCGAGCGCGACGCCCTCGAGGCACTGATGCTGCCGTCGGCCAACAACGTCGCGCACATGCTCGCCGAGTGGGACGCGGACACCGTCGACGGCTTCCTGGAGAAGATGAACGACGCCGCCGACGAGCTGGGTATGACCGAAACGGAATACACCGACCCGAGCGGCTTCCTGCCCACCACGATCAGCACCGCCGCGGACCAGGTGAAGCTGGCCCGGGCGGCGCTGAAGATCGAGGCGTTCGCCGAGATCGTCGAGCTGCCGAGCGCGGAGATCCCGGTCGAGGGCACCGTCAAGAACTACAACGACCTGCTCGGCGAGAACGGCGTCTTCGGGATCAAGACCGGCTCCACCGACCAGGCCGGCGGCAACCTGCTCTTCGCCGCCCGGCTCAAGGTCGGCTCCCGCGACCTGGTGATCGTCGGCGCGGTCTTCAACCAGCCCGGAGCGAACACGCCGGAGCAGCTCGCCGCGGTCAACAAGGTGGTCCGCAAGCTGCTCACCGCGGTCGGCCGGACGGTCAAGGAGTACCCGCTGGTGGCCGCGAAGCCGGTCGGTTCGGTGCGGACCGCCTGGGGCTCGTCGGTCACGGTGACCCCGGCGTCGCCGCTCAAGGTGGTCGGCTGGCCCGGCCTCGCGGTCCCGGTCAAGACCACCACCGCGACACCGGGTTCGCTGGTCACCGCCGGGCAGCAGGTGGGCGAGGTTCAGGCGGCCGGGGTACGCGTCCCGCTCCGTGCCGACGCCGCCACCAGCGAGCCCTCGCTGTGGTGGAAGCTCACCCGCCGGTCGTGA